In Streptomyces seoulensis, the following are encoded in one genomic region:
- a CDS encoding GH92 family glycosyl hydrolase, which produces MRHALLRAARRLGTTTAVTAVTTALAVAAPFPAVAASGPERLSSLVDPLIGSANGGNTFPGATLPQGMIAWSPTSTAGDQTSTGAANGYAYNTTRIRGLSLTHVNGAGCHPGAAGDVPIMPFTGDITSSPSADTKDAVYAADFSHADEKAVPGRYTLGLASGASADLAVSRRAGVADFSFPAGSPANLLFRVSNSLNGSEDAHIDIDAAHRKVTGWVLTGAFCGRRANGGTNNRKTYYRLHFSATFDRAFAATGTWHDGTLSPGSTTASGGEGYATGADRAGRGSGGWVGFDTASDNDVHMRLGISYVSLAGAEANLRHEIPARASVADAAAAGARAWDRELSTVRTEGGSPARRTAFYTALYHSLMQPNLISDTDGRYRGMDQAVHRLARGQRAQYSNFSGWDQYRAQIQLLALLRPTVAGDFAQSLYNFARQNGGVWDRWVHISGATHVMTGDPSAATLATFYAMGVRNFDYRGAYASLVRQATVPTPDDLSDAGCPGQCEGQRPNLAQYLVSHYAPQDACHCWGGAAETLEDAVADFSLAQWARGLGRDEDAKVFTDRAAYWRNVFNPATGYVQARKLDGTWVTPFNPASDLGFAQGTSATYTWMVPHDVQGLADAMGGRSAAATRLDGFFHNPDGSWSVRGGDPLRYDPTNEPGIHAPWLYNALGQPWKTQATVRQILDTVYGTGPTGLPGNDDLGTMSAWYVFSALGIYPQTPGSATLLLGAPVFPKATVDRPGRTDLVITAPEADDTHAYIGAVRRDGHPVTRSWLTPAEARAGGRLDYTLTTAPDTGWGTGDLPE; this is translated from the coding sequence ATGCGCCACGCCCTCCTACGCGCCGCGAGACGGCTCGGCACCACGACGGCCGTCACGGCCGTCACCACCGCGCTCGCCGTGGCCGCCCCCTTCCCGGCCGTCGCGGCGAGCGGCCCGGAGCGGCTGTCGTCGCTGGTGGACCCGCTGATCGGCTCCGCGAACGGCGGCAACACCTTCCCCGGCGCCACCCTGCCCCAGGGCATGATCGCCTGGTCGCCCACCAGCACCGCCGGGGACCAGACCAGCACCGGCGCGGCCAACGGGTACGCCTACAACACCACCCGGATACGCGGCCTGAGCCTCACCCATGTCAACGGCGCCGGCTGCCACCCCGGCGCGGCCGGGGACGTGCCGATCATGCCGTTCACCGGGGACATCACGTCCTCCCCGTCCGCCGACACCAAGGACGCCGTCTACGCGGCCGACTTCTCCCACGCGGACGAGAAGGCCGTACCCGGCCGGTACACCCTGGGCCTCGCCTCCGGCGCCTCCGCCGACCTCGCGGTGAGCAGGCGGGCCGGGGTCGCCGACTTCAGCTTCCCGGCCGGCAGCCCGGCGAACCTGCTGTTCCGCGTCTCCAACTCGCTGAACGGCAGCGAGGACGCGCACATCGACATCGACGCCGCCCACCGCAAGGTGACCGGCTGGGTGCTGACCGGCGCGTTCTGCGGCCGCCGCGCCAACGGCGGGACCAACAACCGCAAGACCTACTACCGGCTGCACTTCAGCGCCACCTTCGACCGCGCCTTCGCCGCCACCGGCACCTGGCACGACGGCACCCTGTCACCCGGCTCCACCACGGCCTCCGGCGGCGAGGGCTACGCCACGGGCGCCGACCGCGCCGGACGCGGCTCCGGCGGCTGGGTCGGCTTCGACACGGCGTCTGACAACGATGTCCACATGCGGCTCGGCATCTCCTACGTCAGCCTCGCGGGCGCCGAGGCCAACCTCCGCCACGAGATACCGGCACGGGCGAGCGTGGCCGACGCGGCCGCCGCCGGGGCGCGGGCCTGGGACCGCGAGCTGAGCACCGTACGCACCGAGGGCGGGAGCCCGGCACGGCGTACCGCGTTCTACACCGCGCTCTACCACTCCCTCATGCAGCCCAACCTGATCAGCGACACCGACGGGCGCTACCGGGGCATGGACCAGGCCGTGCACCGGTTGGCGCGCGGGCAGCGGGCGCAGTACAGCAACTTCTCCGGCTGGGACCAGTACCGGGCGCAGATCCAGCTGCTCGCGCTGCTGCGGCCCACGGTGGCGGGCGACTTCGCGCAGTCGCTGTACAACTTCGCCCGGCAGAACGGCGGCGTCTGGGACCGCTGGGTGCACATCAGCGGCGCCACCCACGTGATGACCGGCGACCCCTCCGCCGCCACCCTGGCAACCTTCTACGCCATGGGGGTACGGAACTTCGACTACCGGGGCGCCTACGCCTCCCTGGTCCGCCAGGCCACCGTCCCCACCCCGGACGACCTCTCCGACGCGGGCTGCCCCGGCCAGTGCGAGGGTCAACGCCCCAACTTGGCGCAGTACTTGGTGTCCCACTACGCACCCCAGGACGCCTGCCACTGCTGGGGAGGCGCGGCGGAGACCCTGGAGGACGCGGTCGCGGACTTCTCCCTGGCCCAGTGGGCGCGCGGGCTCGGCCGGGACGAGGACGCGAAGGTCTTCACCGACCGCGCGGCCTACTGGCGCAACGTCTTCAACCCCGCCACCGGCTACGTACAGGCCCGCAAGCTCGACGGAACCTGGGTCACGCCGTTCAACCCCGCGAGCGACCTCGGGTTCGCGCAGGGCACCAGCGCCACCTACACGTGGATGGTGCCGCACGACGTACAGGGGCTCGCCGACGCGATGGGCGGCCGGAGCGCGGCCGCGACCCGGCTCGACGGCTTCTTCCACAACCCGGACGGCTCCTGGTCCGTACGCGGCGGCGACCCCCTGCGCTACGACCCCACCAACGAGCCCGGTATCCACGCCCCCTGGCTCTACAACGCGCTCGGACAGCCCTGGAAGACCCAGGCGACGGTCCGCCAGATCCTCGACACCGTCTACGGCACCGGCCCCACCGGCCTCCCCGGCAACGACGACCTCGGCACCATGTCCGCCTGGTACGTCTTCTCCGCCCTCGGCATCTACCCGCAGACCCCCGGCAGCGCCACCCTGCTGCTCGGCGCCCCGGTGTTCCCGAAGGCGACCGTGGACCGGCCGGGCCGGACCGACCTCGTCATCACCGCCCCCGAGGCCGACGACACCCACGCCTACATCGGCGCCGTACGCCGTGACGGGCACCCGGTGACCCGTTCCTGGCTCACCCCGGCCGAGGCGCGCGCCGGCGGCCGGCTCGACTACACCCTGACCACCGCACCCGACACCGGCT